Proteins from a genomic interval of Cucumis melo cultivar AY chromosome 7, USDA_Cmelo_AY_1.0, whole genome shotgun sequence:
- the LOC103494730 gene encoding histone-lysine N-methyltransferase EZA1 isoform X4 → MAEDQSVVGRRRIYYDQHGSEALICSDSEEELAEPEDEKHEFSEGEDRVLWIIIQEHGVGENVLQILSHSIGCTTSEIQERYNVLKERNYKTDLSSKVLEESMSKKGISLYKSLSSTLDSFDNLFCRRCMVFDCRLHGCSQSLIYPNEKQLYWSEHEEERKPCKNQCFLEQTKNKHPERRNKRPRSSKPEESGAHLESDTIQDEKSLTGKLSSSRSKDISVSEVTAGMNSDISIETATNPGPGAKQKALEHQINDSVSNDPELISDKFQDIKKQKMLPSMDVANTSTDTNPELSRITSIKSSQEDIHRLQKNEFRRDAITLGEANEQTKEKTSPSNIASCNNFPDTARSDTVEATELSTSKLSAETVSEPVEGTRGNSEWKLMEKELYMKGIEIFGKNSCLISRNLLSGLKTCMEVFNYMHNGGASTSHRSSSMPSSNADDNGGSDIDYTVLDMRIRSRLLRKRGKARKLKYSWKSAGHPSFWKRIADGKNQSCKQYTPCGCLSSCGKQCPCLHNGTCCEKYCGCSKSCKNRFRGCHCAKSQCRSRQCPCFAAGRECDPDVCRNCWVSCGDGSLGEPPRQGDGQCGNMRLLLRQQQRILLGKSDVAGWGAFLKNSVNKNDYLGEYTGELISHREADKRGKIYDRANSSFLFDLNDQYVLDAYRKGDKLKFANHSSNPNCYAKVMLVAGDHRVGIFAKERIEATEELFYDYRYGPDQAPAWARRPEGSKRDDTSISQGRAKKHQSH, encoded by the exons ATGGCTGAAGACCAGTCAGTAGTCGGTAGAAGACGCATTTATTATGATCAGCACGGCAGTGAAGCCTTGATCTGTAGTGACAGTGAGGAAGAGCTTGCAGAACCAGAGGATGAAAAACATGAGTTCTCTGAAGGTGAAGACCGTGTGTTATG GATAATTATTCAGGAACATGGAGTAGGCGAGAATGTACTTCAAATTTTAAGCCATTCTATTGGCTGTACCACATCAGAAATCCAG GAGCGGTATAATGTGCTTAAGGAAAGGAATTACAAAACAGATTTGAGTTCTAAAGTTTTGGAAGAATCTATGTCTAAGAAGGGAATATCTTTATACAAGAGCCTCAGTTCAACGTTAGATTCTTTTGATAACCTCTTTTGTCGTCGTTGTATG GTGTTTGATTGCCGTCTACATGGATGTTCTCAGTCATTAATCTATCCA AATGAGAAGCAGCTCTATTGGTCTGAGCATGAGGAAGAAAGAAAACCTTGCAAAAATCAATGCTTCCTTGag CAAACAAAGAACAAACATCCAGAACGAAGAAACAAGAGACCAAGGTCATCGAAACCTGAAGAGTCAGGTGCTCATCTGGAATCTGACACCATACAAGATGAAAAATCTCTTACTGGAAAACTATCGTCCAGTAGATCCAAAGATATTTCTGTTTCTGAGGTGACCGCAGGCATGAATTCAGATATATCTATAGAGACTGCAACCAATCCTGGACCTGGGGCAAAGCAGAAGGCCTTGGAGCACCAAATTAATGATTCAGTGTCAAATGACCCTGAGTTAATTTCTGATAAATTTCAAGATATCAAGAAACAAAAGATGTTGCCATCCATGGATGTTGCAAATACCTCTACTGACACCAACCCTGAACTCAGTAGAATCACCAGCATCAAAAGCAGTCAAGAGGATATTCATAGACTTCAAAAAAATGAATTTCGAAGGGATGCAATAACTTTAGGTGAAGCCAATGAACAAACTAAGGAGAAAACTTCTCCCTCCAATATTGCTTCATGTAATAATTTTCCGGATACTGCCAGGTCCGACACTGTAGAAGCCACAGAATTGTCAACATCAAAGCTGTCAGCTGAAACTGTCAGTGAACCTGTTGAAGGAACGAGGGGAAATTCTGAGTGGAAGCTCATGGAAAAAGAATTGTACATGAAGGGAATAGAGATATTTGGAAAAAACAG TTGCCTTATATCTAGAAACTTGCTTTCTGGATTGAAGACTTGCATGGAAGTGTTCAATTACATGCACAATGGTGGTGCTTCAACATCACACAGGTCAAGCAGCATGCCAAGTTCAAATGCAGATGACAATGGTGGTTCTGATATTGACTATACGGTATTG GATATGCGAATTAGATCACGTCTACTTCGTAAACGAGGAAAAGCACGGAAGCTCAAATATTCTTGGAAGTCTGCTGGTCATCCGTCTTTTTGGAAAAGGATTGCTGATGGGAAAAATCAATCTTGTAAGCAATATACACCATGTGGATGCTTGTCTTCATGTGGAAAACAATGCCCTTGTCTTCACAATGGGACCTGCTGTGAAAAATATTGTGG GTGCTCAAAAAGTTGCAAAAATAGGTTCAGGGGATGCCACTGTGCCAAGAGTCAATGCAGAAGCAGGCAATGCCCATGTTTCGCTGCTGGACGTGAGTGCGATCCCGATGTATGCCGAAACTGCTGGGTCAG TTGTGGTGACGGTTCATTGGGAGAGCCACCTAGACAGGGAGATGGTCAGTGTGGTAACATGAGACTCCTCCTAAGGCAACAGCAGAGA attctcCTGGGTAAGTCTGATGTTGCTGGATGGGGAGCGTTTTTGAAG AACTCTGTCAACAAGAATGATTATCTTGGGGAATATACAGGAGAACTAATCTCACACCGGGAAGCAGATAAACGAGGAAAAATTTACGATCGTGCAAACTCTTCCTTCCTTTTCGACTTGAATGATCAG TATGTTCTGGACGCCTACCGTAAAGGAGACAAGCTAAAGTTTGCAAATCATTCATCGAACCCCAACTGCTATGCAAAG GTAATGTTGGTGGCAGGAGATCATAGGGTAGGAATTTTTGCCAAGGAGCGAATTGAAGCTACTGAAGAGCTTTTCTATGACTATCGCTATGGACCCGATCAAGCGCCTGCGTGGGCTCGAAGACCTGAGGGTTCCAAGAGAGACGACACCTCAATTTCGCAAGGGAGAGCTAAGAAACACCAATCTCATTGA
- the LOC103494730 gene encoding histone-lysine N-methyltransferase EZA1 isoform X2, whose protein sequence is MASTNTNPVDSGEENLTVALGDQSTVVVSLTNRVNTLKRQIQAERFVSVKEKLEINAQKLASNVAQSMSTTSRNALSVVEENRNGKMLLSRMEFPLCKLSGIAYGAGDKDYINNQEVVYSISIKLPYIEKLPPYTTWIFLDRNQRMAEDQSVVGRRRIYYDQHGSEALICSDSEEELAEPEDEKHEFSEGEDRVLWIIIQEHGVGENVLQILSHSIGCTTSEIQERYNVLKERNYKTDLSSKVLEESMSKKGISLYKSLSSTLDSFDNLFCRRCMVFDCRLHGCSQSLIYPNEKQLYWSEHEEERKPCKNQCFLEQTKNKHPERRNKRPRSSKPEESGAHLESDTIQDEKSLTGKLSSSRSKDISVSEVTAGMNSDISIETATNPGPGAKQKALEHQINDSVSNDPELISDKFQDIKKQKMLPSMDVANTSTDTNPELSRITSIKSSQEDIHRLQKNEFRRDAITLGEANEQTKEKTSPSNIASCNNFPDTARSDTVEATELSTSKLSAETVSEPVEGTRGNSEWKLMEKELYMKGIEIFGKNSCLISRNLLSGLKTCMEVFNYMHNGGASTSHRSSSMPSSNADDNGGSDIDYTDMRIRSRLLRKRGKARKLKYSWKSAGHPSFWKRIADGKNQSCKQYTPCGCLSSCGKQCPCLHNGTCCEKYCGCSKSCKNRFRGCHCAKSQCRSRQCPCFAAGRECDPDVCRNCWVSCGDGSLGEPPRQGDGQCGNMRLLLRQQQRILLGKSDVAGWGAFLKNSVNKNDYLGEYTGELISHREADKRGKIYDRANSSFLFDLNDQYVLDAYRKGDKLKFANHSSNPNCYAKVMLVAGDHRVGIFAKERIEATEELFYDYRYGPDQAPAWARRPEGSKRDDTSISQGRAKKHQSH, encoded by the exons ATGGCCTCCACCAACACCAACCCAGTAGACTCCGGCGAAGAAAATCTCACT GTTGCACTGGGAGACCAATCTACAGTTGTTGTGTCTTTGACAAACCGTGTAAATACGCTCAAACGGCAAATTCAAGCAGAGAGGTTTGTTTCGGTAAAG GAAAAGCTTGAGATCAATGCTCAGAAGCTTGCAAGTAACGTTGCTCAGTCGATGTCTACAACTTCTAGAAATGCTCTATCAGTTGTAGAAGAAAATAGGAATGGGAAAATGCTTCTCTCGAGGATGGAGTTTCCTCTCTGTAAGTTATCCGGGATTGCTTATGGTGCTGGAGATAAAGATTATATCAACAATCAGGAGGTTGTTTACTCTATTAGTATTAAACTTCCATACATTGAGAAGTTGCCTCCTTACACAACGTGGATATTTTTGGACAG GAATCAGAGAATGGCTGAAGACCAGTCAGTAGTCGGTAGAAGACGCATTTATTATGATCAGCACGGCAGTGAAGCCTTGATCTGTAGTGACAGTGAGGAAGAGCTTGCAGAACCAGAGGATGAAAAACATGAGTTCTCTGAAGGTGAAGACCGTGTGTTATG GATAATTATTCAGGAACATGGAGTAGGCGAGAATGTACTTCAAATTTTAAGCCATTCTATTGGCTGTACCACATCAGAAATCCAG GAGCGGTATAATGTGCTTAAGGAAAGGAATTACAAAACAGATTTGAGTTCTAAAGTTTTGGAAGAATCTATGTCTAAGAAGGGAATATCTTTATACAAGAGCCTCAGTTCAACGTTAGATTCTTTTGATAACCTCTTTTGTCGTCGTTGTATG GTGTTTGATTGCCGTCTACATGGATGTTCTCAGTCATTAATCTATCCA AATGAGAAGCAGCTCTATTGGTCTGAGCATGAGGAAGAAAGAAAACCTTGCAAAAATCAATGCTTCCTTGag CAAACAAAGAACAAACATCCAGAACGAAGAAACAAGAGACCAAGGTCATCGAAACCTGAAGAGTCAGGTGCTCATCTGGAATCTGACACCATACAAGATGAAAAATCTCTTACTGGAAAACTATCGTCCAGTAGATCCAAAGATATTTCTGTTTCTGAGGTGACCGCAGGCATGAATTCAGATATATCTATAGAGACTGCAACCAATCCTGGACCTGGGGCAAAGCAGAAGGCCTTGGAGCACCAAATTAATGATTCAGTGTCAAATGACCCTGAGTTAATTTCTGATAAATTTCAAGATATCAAGAAACAAAAGATGTTGCCATCCATGGATGTTGCAAATACCTCTACTGACACCAACCCTGAACTCAGTAGAATCACCAGCATCAAAAGCAGTCAAGAGGATATTCATAGACTTCAAAAAAATGAATTTCGAAGGGATGCAATAACTTTAGGTGAAGCCAATGAACAAACTAAGGAGAAAACTTCTCCCTCCAATATTGCTTCATGTAATAATTTTCCGGATACTGCCAGGTCCGACACTGTAGAAGCCACAGAATTGTCAACATCAAAGCTGTCAGCTGAAACTGTCAGTGAACCTGTTGAAGGAACGAGGGGAAATTCTGAGTGGAAGCTCATGGAAAAAGAATTGTACATGAAGGGAATAGAGATATTTGGAAAAAACAG TTGCCTTATATCTAGAAACTTGCTTTCTGGATTGAAGACTTGCATGGAAGTGTTCAATTACATGCACAATGGTGGTGCTTCAACATCACACAGGTCAAGCAGCATGCCAAGTTCAAATGCAGATGACAATGGTGGTTCTGATATTGACTATACG GATATGCGAATTAGATCACGTCTACTTCGTAAACGAGGAAAAGCACGGAAGCTCAAATATTCTTGGAAGTCTGCTGGTCATCCGTCTTTTTGGAAAAGGATTGCTGATGGGAAAAATCAATCTTGTAAGCAATATACACCATGTGGATGCTTGTCTTCATGTGGAAAACAATGCCCTTGTCTTCACAATGGGACCTGCTGTGAAAAATATTGTGG GTGCTCAAAAAGTTGCAAAAATAGGTTCAGGGGATGCCACTGTGCCAAGAGTCAATGCAGAAGCAGGCAATGCCCATGTTTCGCTGCTGGACGTGAGTGCGATCCCGATGTATGCCGAAACTGCTGGGTCAG TTGTGGTGACGGTTCATTGGGAGAGCCACCTAGACAGGGAGATGGTCAGTGTGGTAACATGAGACTCCTCCTAAGGCAACAGCAGAGA attctcCTGGGTAAGTCTGATGTTGCTGGATGGGGAGCGTTTTTGAAG AACTCTGTCAACAAGAATGATTATCTTGGGGAATATACAGGAGAACTAATCTCACACCGGGAAGCAGATAAACGAGGAAAAATTTACGATCGTGCAAACTCTTCCTTCCTTTTCGACTTGAATGATCAG TATGTTCTGGACGCCTACCGTAAAGGAGACAAGCTAAAGTTTGCAAATCATTCATCGAACCCCAACTGCTATGCAAAG GTAATGTTGGTGGCAGGAGATCATAGGGTAGGAATTTTTGCCAAGGAGCGAATTGAAGCTACTGAAGAGCTTTTCTATGACTATCGCTATGGACCCGATCAAGCGCCTGCGTGGGCTCGAAGACCTGAGGGTTCCAAGAGAGACGACACCTCAATTTCGCAAGGGAGAGCTAAGAAACACCAATCTCATTGA
- the LOC103494730 gene encoding histone-lysine N-methyltransferase EZA1 isoform X3: MASTNTNPVDSGEENLTVALGDQSTVVVSLTNRVNTLKRQIQAERFVSVKEKLEINAQKLASNVAQSMSTTSRNALSVVEENRNGKMLLSRMEFPLCKLSGIAYGAGDKDYINNQEVVYSISIKLPYIEKLPPYTTWIFLDRNQRMAEDQSVVGRRRIYYDQHGSEALICSDSEEELAEPEDEKHEFSEGEDRVLWIIIQEHGVGENVLQILSHSIGCTTSEIQVFDCRLHGCSQSLIYPNEKQLYWSEHEEERKPCKNQCFLEQTKNKHPERRNKRPRSSKPEESGAHLESDTIQDEKSLTGKLSSSRSKDISVSEVTAGMNSDISIETATNPGPGAKQKALEHQINDSVSNDPELISDKFQDIKKQKMLPSMDVANTSTDTNPELSRITSIKSSQEDIHRLQKNEFRRDAITLGEANEQTKEKTSPSNIASCNNFPDTARSDTVEATELSTSKLSAETVSEPVEGTRGNSEWKLMEKELYMKGIEIFGKNSCLISRNLLSGLKTCMEVFNYMHNGGASTSHRSSSMPSSNADDNGGSDIDYTVLDMRIRSRLLRKRGKARKLKYSWKSAGHPSFWKRIADGKNQSCKQYTPCGCLSSCGKQCPCLHNGTCCEKYCGCSKSCKNRFRGCHCAKSQCRSRQCPCFAAGRECDPDVCRNCWVSCGDGSLGEPPRQGDGQCGNMRLLLRQQQRILLGKSDVAGWGAFLKNSVNKNDYLGEYTGELISHREADKRGKIYDRANSSFLFDLNDQYVLDAYRKGDKLKFANHSSNPNCYAKVMLVAGDHRVGIFAKERIEATEELFYDYRYGPDQAPAWARRPEGSKRDDTSISQGRAKKHQSH; this comes from the exons ATGGCCTCCACCAACACCAACCCAGTAGACTCCGGCGAAGAAAATCTCACT GTTGCACTGGGAGACCAATCTACAGTTGTTGTGTCTTTGACAAACCGTGTAAATACGCTCAAACGGCAAATTCAAGCAGAGAGGTTTGTTTCGGTAAAG GAAAAGCTTGAGATCAATGCTCAGAAGCTTGCAAGTAACGTTGCTCAGTCGATGTCTACAACTTCTAGAAATGCTCTATCAGTTGTAGAAGAAAATAGGAATGGGAAAATGCTTCTCTCGAGGATGGAGTTTCCTCTCTGTAAGTTATCCGGGATTGCTTATGGTGCTGGAGATAAAGATTATATCAACAATCAGGAGGTTGTTTACTCTATTAGTATTAAACTTCCATACATTGAGAAGTTGCCTCCTTACACAACGTGGATATTTTTGGACAG GAATCAGAGAATGGCTGAAGACCAGTCAGTAGTCGGTAGAAGACGCATTTATTATGATCAGCACGGCAGTGAAGCCTTGATCTGTAGTGACAGTGAGGAAGAGCTTGCAGAACCAGAGGATGAAAAACATGAGTTCTCTGAAGGTGAAGACCGTGTGTTATG GATAATTATTCAGGAACATGGAGTAGGCGAGAATGTACTTCAAATTTTAAGCCATTCTATTGGCTGTACCACATCAGAAATCCAG GTGTTTGATTGCCGTCTACATGGATGTTCTCAGTCATTAATCTATCCA AATGAGAAGCAGCTCTATTGGTCTGAGCATGAGGAAGAAAGAAAACCTTGCAAAAATCAATGCTTCCTTGag CAAACAAAGAACAAACATCCAGAACGAAGAAACAAGAGACCAAGGTCATCGAAACCTGAAGAGTCAGGTGCTCATCTGGAATCTGACACCATACAAGATGAAAAATCTCTTACTGGAAAACTATCGTCCAGTAGATCCAAAGATATTTCTGTTTCTGAGGTGACCGCAGGCATGAATTCAGATATATCTATAGAGACTGCAACCAATCCTGGACCTGGGGCAAAGCAGAAGGCCTTGGAGCACCAAATTAATGATTCAGTGTCAAATGACCCTGAGTTAATTTCTGATAAATTTCAAGATATCAAGAAACAAAAGATGTTGCCATCCATGGATGTTGCAAATACCTCTACTGACACCAACCCTGAACTCAGTAGAATCACCAGCATCAAAAGCAGTCAAGAGGATATTCATAGACTTCAAAAAAATGAATTTCGAAGGGATGCAATAACTTTAGGTGAAGCCAATGAACAAACTAAGGAGAAAACTTCTCCCTCCAATATTGCTTCATGTAATAATTTTCCGGATACTGCCAGGTCCGACACTGTAGAAGCCACAGAATTGTCAACATCAAAGCTGTCAGCTGAAACTGTCAGTGAACCTGTTGAAGGAACGAGGGGAAATTCTGAGTGGAAGCTCATGGAAAAAGAATTGTACATGAAGGGAATAGAGATATTTGGAAAAAACAG TTGCCTTATATCTAGAAACTTGCTTTCTGGATTGAAGACTTGCATGGAAGTGTTCAATTACATGCACAATGGTGGTGCTTCAACATCACACAGGTCAAGCAGCATGCCAAGTTCAAATGCAGATGACAATGGTGGTTCTGATATTGACTATACGGTATTG GATATGCGAATTAGATCACGTCTACTTCGTAAACGAGGAAAAGCACGGAAGCTCAAATATTCTTGGAAGTCTGCTGGTCATCCGTCTTTTTGGAAAAGGATTGCTGATGGGAAAAATCAATCTTGTAAGCAATATACACCATGTGGATGCTTGTCTTCATGTGGAAAACAATGCCCTTGTCTTCACAATGGGACCTGCTGTGAAAAATATTGTGG GTGCTCAAAAAGTTGCAAAAATAGGTTCAGGGGATGCCACTGTGCCAAGAGTCAATGCAGAAGCAGGCAATGCCCATGTTTCGCTGCTGGACGTGAGTGCGATCCCGATGTATGCCGAAACTGCTGGGTCAG TTGTGGTGACGGTTCATTGGGAGAGCCACCTAGACAGGGAGATGGTCAGTGTGGTAACATGAGACTCCTCCTAAGGCAACAGCAGAGA attctcCTGGGTAAGTCTGATGTTGCTGGATGGGGAGCGTTTTTGAAG AACTCTGTCAACAAGAATGATTATCTTGGGGAATATACAGGAGAACTAATCTCACACCGGGAAGCAGATAAACGAGGAAAAATTTACGATCGTGCAAACTCTTCCTTCCTTTTCGACTTGAATGATCAG TATGTTCTGGACGCCTACCGTAAAGGAGACAAGCTAAAGTTTGCAAATCATTCATCGAACCCCAACTGCTATGCAAAG GTAATGTTGGTGGCAGGAGATCATAGGGTAGGAATTTTTGCCAAGGAGCGAATTGAAGCTACTGAAGAGCTTTTCTATGACTATCGCTATGGACCCGATCAAGCGCCTGCGTGGGCTCGAAGACCTGAGGGTTCCAAGAGAGACGACACCTCAATTTCGCAAGGGAGAGCTAAGAAACACCAATCTCATTGA
- the LOC103494730 gene encoding histone-lysine N-methyltransferase EZA1 isoform X1 yields the protein MASTNTNPVDSGEENLTVALGDQSTVVVSLTNRVNTLKRQIQAERFVSVKEKLEINAQKLASNVAQSMSTTSRNALSVVEENRNGKMLLSRMEFPLCKLSGIAYGAGDKDYINNQEVVYSISIKLPYIEKLPPYTTWIFLDRNQRMAEDQSVVGRRRIYYDQHGSEALICSDSEEELAEPEDEKHEFSEGEDRVLWIIIQEHGVGENVLQILSHSIGCTTSEIQERYNVLKERNYKTDLSSKVLEESMSKKGISLYKSLSSTLDSFDNLFCRRCMVFDCRLHGCSQSLIYPNEKQLYWSEHEEERKPCKNQCFLEQTKNKHPERRNKRPRSSKPEESGAHLESDTIQDEKSLTGKLSSSRSKDISVSEVTAGMNSDISIETATNPGPGAKQKALEHQINDSVSNDPELISDKFQDIKKQKMLPSMDVANTSTDTNPELSRITSIKSSQEDIHRLQKNEFRRDAITLGEANEQTKEKTSPSNIASCNNFPDTARSDTVEATELSTSKLSAETVSEPVEGTRGNSEWKLMEKELYMKGIEIFGKNSCLISRNLLSGLKTCMEVFNYMHNGGASTSHRSSSMPSSNADDNGGSDIDYTVLDMRIRSRLLRKRGKARKLKYSWKSAGHPSFWKRIADGKNQSCKQYTPCGCLSSCGKQCPCLHNGTCCEKYCGCSKSCKNRFRGCHCAKSQCRSRQCPCFAAGRECDPDVCRNCWVSCGDGSLGEPPRQGDGQCGNMRLLLRQQQRILLGKSDVAGWGAFLKNSVNKNDYLGEYTGELISHREADKRGKIYDRANSSFLFDLNDQYVLDAYRKGDKLKFANHSSNPNCYAKVMLVAGDHRVGIFAKERIEATEELFYDYRYGPDQAPAWARRPEGSKRDDTSISQGRAKKHQSH from the exons ATGGCCTCCACCAACACCAACCCAGTAGACTCCGGCGAAGAAAATCTCACT GTTGCACTGGGAGACCAATCTACAGTTGTTGTGTCTTTGACAAACCGTGTAAATACGCTCAAACGGCAAATTCAAGCAGAGAGGTTTGTTTCGGTAAAG GAAAAGCTTGAGATCAATGCTCAGAAGCTTGCAAGTAACGTTGCTCAGTCGATGTCTACAACTTCTAGAAATGCTCTATCAGTTGTAGAAGAAAATAGGAATGGGAAAATGCTTCTCTCGAGGATGGAGTTTCCTCTCTGTAAGTTATCCGGGATTGCTTATGGTGCTGGAGATAAAGATTATATCAACAATCAGGAGGTTGTTTACTCTATTAGTATTAAACTTCCATACATTGAGAAGTTGCCTCCTTACACAACGTGGATATTTTTGGACAG GAATCAGAGAATGGCTGAAGACCAGTCAGTAGTCGGTAGAAGACGCATTTATTATGATCAGCACGGCAGTGAAGCCTTGATCTGTAGTGACAGTGAGGAAGAGCTTGCAGAACCAGAGGATGAAAAACATGAGTTCTCTGAAGGTGAAGACCGTGTGTTATG GATAATTATTCAGGAACATGGAGTAGGCGAGAATGTACTTCAAATTTTAAGCCATTCTATTGGCTGTACCACATCAGAAATCCAG GAGCGGTATAATGTGCTTAAGGAAAGGAATTACAAAACAGATTTGAGTTCTAAAGTTTTGGAAGAATCTATGTCTAAGAAGGGAATATCTTTATACAAGAGCCTCAGTTCAACGTTAGATTCTTTTGATAACCTCTTTTGTCGTCGTTGTATG GTGTTTGATTGCCGTCTACATGGATGTTCTCAGTCATTAATCTATCCA AATGAGAAGCAGCTCTATTGGTCTGAGCATGAGGAAGAAAGAAAACCTTGCAAAAATCAATGCTTCCTTGag CAAACAAAGAACAAACATCCAGAACGAAGAAACAAGAGACCAAGGTCATCGAAACCTGAAGAGTCAGGTGCTCATCTGGAATCTGACACCATACAAGATGAAAAATCTCTTACTGGAAAACTATCGTCCAGTAGATCCAAAGATATTTCTGTTTCTGAGGTGACCGCAGGCATGAATTCAGATATATCTATAGAGACTGCAACCAATCCTGGACCTGGGGCAAAGCAGAAGGCCTTGGAGCACCAAATTAATGATTCAGTGTCAAATGACCCTGAGTTAATTTCTGATAAATTTCAAGATATCAAGAAACAAAAGATGTTGCCATCCATGGATGTTGCAAATACCTCTACTGACACCAACCCTGAACTCAGTAGAATCACCAGCATCAAAAGCAGTCAAGAGGATATTCATAGACTTCAAAAAAATGAATTTCGAAGGGATGCAATAACTTTAGGTGAAGCCAATGAACAAACTAAGGAGAAAACTTCTCCCTCCAATATTGCTTCATGTAATAATTTTCCGGATACTGCCAGGTCCGACACTGTAGAAGCCACAGAATTGTCAACATCAAAGCTGTCAGCTGAAACTGTCAGTGAACCTGTTGAAGGAACGAGGGGAAATTCTGAGTGGAAGCTCATGGAAAAAGAATTGTACATGAAGGGAATAGAGATATTTGGAAAAAACAG TTGCCTTATATCTAGAAACTTGCTTTCTGGATTGAAGACTTGCATGGAAGTGTTCAATTACATGCACAATGGTGGTGCTTCAACATCACACAGGTCAAGCAGCATGCCAAGTTCAAATGCAGATGACAATGGTGGTTCTGATATTGACTATACGGTATTG GATATGCGAATTAGATCACGTCTACTTCGTAAACGAGGAAAAGCACGGAAGCTCAAATATTCTTGGAAGTCTGCTGGTCATCCGTCTTTTTGGAAAAGGATTGCTGATGGGAAAAATCAATCTTGTAAGCAATATACACCATGTGGATGCTTGTCTTCATGTGGAAAACAATGCCCTTGTCTTCACAATGGGACCTGCTGTGAAAAATATTGTGG GTGCTCAAAAAGTTGCAAAAATAGGTTCAGGGGATGCCACTGTGCCAAGAGTCAATGCAGAAGCAGGCAATGCCCATGTTTCGCTGCTGGACGTGAGTGCGATCCCGATGTATGCCGAAACTGCTGGGTCAG TTGTGGTGACGGTTCATTGGGAGAGCCACCTAGACAGGGAGATGGTCAGTGTGGTAACATGAGACTCCTCCTAAGGCAACAGCAGAGA attctcCTGGGTAAGTCTGATGTTGCTGGATGGGGAGCGTTTTTGAAG AACTCTGTCAACAAGAATGATTATCTTGGGGAATATACAGGAGAACTAATCTCACACCGGGAAGCAGATAAACGAGGAAAAATTTACGATCGTGCAAACTCTTCCTTCCTTTTCGACTTGAATGATCAG TATGTTCTGGACGCCTACCGTAAAGGAGACAAGCTAAAGTTTGCAAATCATTCATCGAACCCCAACTGCTATGCAAAG GTAATGTTGGTGGCAGGAGATCATAGGGTAGGAATTTTTGCCAAGGAGCGAATTGAAGCTACTGAAGAGCTTTTCTATGACTATCGCTATGGACCCGATCAAGCGCCTGCGTGGGCTCGAAGACCTGAGGGTTCCAAGAGAGACGACACCTCAATTTCGCAAGGGAGAGCTAAGAAACACCAATCTCATTGA